One genomic segment of Desmodus rotundus isolate HL8 chromosome 5, HLdesRot8A.1, whole genome shotgun sequence includes these proteins:
- the IGHMBP2 gene encoding DNA-binding protein SMUBP-2 isoform X2 produces MPRAETVPGGCLAHSCRRGVSGGDIVGLYGEGGQLATGVLTRITQKSVTVAFDQSCDFQLSLDHENSYRLLKLANDVTYKRLKTALIDLRKHRASPASSLIEVLFGDAAPSPASDIQAPAFYNPSLDASQQEAVLFALSQRELAIIHGPPGTGKTTTVVEIILQAVERGLKVLCCAPSNVAVDNLVEALARCGRRVLRLGHPARLLESIQQHCLDAALSRGDSTQIVADIRRDIDQVLVKLKKTQDKREKSNFRNEVKLLRKELKEREEAATLESLRSADVILATNTGASSDGPLRLLPDDFFDMVVVDECAQALEASCWVPLLKAGKCILAGDHKQLPPTVVSPKAAQEGLSLSLMERLAGQCGAGVLRTLTVQYRMHRAIMRWASEALYEGQLTAHPSVAERLLRDLPGVAATEETGLPLLLVDTAGCGLSELEQEDDQSRGNPGEVRLVSLHVQALVDAGVRASDIAVITPYNLQVDLLRQSLTHRHPELEIKSVDGFQGREKEAVVLSFVRSNRKGEVGFLAEDRRINVAVTRARRHVAVICDSRTVSNHPFLKTLVDYFTEHGEVRTAFEYLDDIVPENYSHESSQGQAGAKPQGSAVSAMKPRSRQPEGAREARAAARPTQEMRRGKPLGSEAHSQPSLNGGAPEGVRSRDSTDHFRAVVAEFMASERMQLEFPASLNSHDRLRVHQIAEEHGLRHGSTGEGKSRFITVSKRAPPATPATLSTATTSGTPATPSTPAMPATSAVPAPPSPVPVEPPTREPSGLDLRAVHLERLQRERAQQEQQAKEGPKAVGSEPRKFPEKKKKKDAKGPVALSLPAVEDFDALVTAAVRADNTCGFAKCTASVVTLGQLCPHCGRRYCFSHCLPETHGCGERARTHARQRISREGVLHTGSGTKDRSLDPAKRLQLQRRLDKKLDELTGQRKSKRKEKEK; encoded by the exons ATGCCTAGGGCTGAGACCGTGCCTGGTGGGTGCCTGGCACACTCTTGCAGACGCGGAGTCAGCGGGG GTGATATTGTGGGTCTGTACGGTGAAGGTGGTCAGCTGGCCACCGGGGTCCTGACCCGGATCACCCAGAAATCGGTCACGGTGGCCTTTGACCAGTCCTGCGATTTCCAGTTGAGCTTGGACCATGAGAATTCCTACCGACTGTTGAAACTTGCcaatgatgtcacctataagcgACTGAAAAC AGCACTGATTGACTTAAGGAAGCATCGGGCCAGCCCCGCATCCTCGCTCATTGAGGTCCTCTTTGGCGATGCCGCCCCCAGTCCTGCCAGCGACATAC AGGCGCCGGCCTTCTACAACCCCTCCCTGGACGCCTCCCAGCAGGAAGCCGTTTTGTTCGCGCTGTCCCAGCGGGAACTGGCCATCATCCACGGCCCACCTGGCACTGGGAAAACCACCACCGTGGTGGAGATCATCCTTCAGGCCGTGGAACGGGGCCTCAAG GTCCTGTGCTGCGCACCCTCCAATGTCGCCGTGGACAACCTGGTGGAGGCCCTGGCCCGGTGTGGGCGGCGGGTGCTGCGCCTTGGGCACCCGGCCCGGCTCCTGGAGTCCATCCAGCAGCACTGCCTCGACGCAGCGCTGTCGCGCGGTGACAGCACCCAGATCGTGGCGGACATCAGGAGGGACATCGACCAGGTCCTC GTGAAACTTAAAAAGACCCAagataagagagagaaaagtaacTTTCGAAATGAAGTCAAGCTGTTGAGGAAGGAACTGAAGGAGCGGGAAGAGGCCGCTACGCTGGAAAGCCTGCGGTCAGCAGACGTGATCCTGGCGACAAACACAG GCGCGTCTTCCGACGGCCCCCTGAGGCTGCTGCCTGATGACTTCTTCGACATGGTGGTCGTCGATGAGTGCGCCCAGGCCCTGGAGGCCAGCTGCTGGGTGCCCCTGCTGAAGGCCGGCAAGTGCATCCTCGCCGGGGACCACAAGCAGCTGCCCCCCACCGTCGTCTCTCCCAA ggCCGCGCAGGAGGGGCTGTCGCTCAGCCTGATGGAGCGCCTGGCCGGGCAGTGCGGTGCGGGCGTGCTGCGGACACTGACAGTGCAGTACCGCATGCACCGGGCCATCATGCGGTGGGCCTCCGAGGCCCTGTACGAGGGGCAGCTCACGGCGCACCCGTCCGTGGCAGAGCGCCTCCTGCG GGACCTCCCGGGAGTGGCGGCCACTGAGGAGACGGGCCTCCCACTGCTGCTCGTGGACACAGCCGGCTGTGGGCTGTCCGAACTGGAGCAGGAGGATGACCAGTCTCGAGGCAACCCCG GTGAAGTGCGCCTGGTCAGTCTGCACGTCCAGGCCCTGGTGGATGCTGGCGTCCGGGCAAGTGATATTGCAGTCATCACGCCATACAATCTGCAG GTGGACCTGCTCCGGCAGAGCCTCACGCACAGGCACCCCGAGCTGGAAATCAAGTCCGTCGATGGCTTCCAAGGCCGTGAGAAGGAGGCGGTGGTCCTGTCCTTCGTCAGATCCAACCGGAAAG GTGAAGTTGGCTTCCTTGCTGAGGACCGGAGGATCAACGTCGCCGTCACCCGTGCTCGGCGCCACGTGGCAGTCATCTGCGATTCTCGCACCGTCAGCAACCACCCCTTCCTGAAGACCCTGGTGGACTATTTCACCGAGCACGGGGAGGTGCGCACCGCCTTCGAGTATCTTGACGACATCGTCCCTGAAAACTATTCCCACGAGAGTTCCCAGGGTCAGGCGGGCGCGAAGCCCCAAGGCTCTGCCGTGTCTGCCATGAAGCCCAGAAGCAGGCAGCCCGAGGGAGCCCGGGAGGCCAGAGCGGCTGCCAGGCCGACCCAGGAGATGCGGCGTGGGAAGCCCTTGGGCTCTGAGGCCCATTCCCAGCCCAGCCTCAATGGAGGCGCCCCAGAGGGGGTGCGGAGCAGAGACAGTACAGACCACTTCAGGGCCGTGGTAGCAGAATTTATGGCGAGTGAGCGAATGCAGCTGGAGTTTCCTGCCTCCCTGAACTCACACGACAGGCTGCGTGTCCACCAGATAGCCGAAGAGCACGGGCTGAGGCACGGCAGCACCGGGGAGGGGAAGAGCAGGTTCATCACTGTGAGCAAGAGAGCCCCGCCGGCCACCCCAGCCACACTGTCCACTGCTACCACCTCAGGCACGCCCGCCACCCCGTCCACACCGGCCATGCCTGCCACCTCAGCCGTGCCAGctccccccagccctgtgccGGTGGAGCCCCCCACCAGAGAGCCGAGCGGCCTGGATCTGAGGGCCGTGCACCTGGAGAGACTGCAGCGGGAGAGGgcgcagcaggagcagcaggccaAGGAGGGGCCAAAGGCTGTGGGCTCAGAGCCGCGGAagttcccagaaaagaaaaagaaaaaagacgcAAAAG GACCCGTGGCCCTCAGTCTGCCCGCCGTGGAGGACTTCGATGCCCTGGTCACTGCCGCCGTGAGGGCTGACAACACCTGCGGCTTCGCCAAGTGCACGGCCAGCGTCGTGACCCTGGGCCAGCTCTGCCCGCACTGCGGCCGGCGCTACTGCTTCAGCCACTGCCTGCCCGAG ACCCATGGCTGCGGGGAGCGGGCTCGCACCCATGCCCGGCAGAGAATCAGCCGGGAAGGGGTCCTGCACACTGGCAGTGGGACCAAGGACAGGTCCCTGGACCCAGCCAAGAGGTTGCAGCTCCAGCGGAGGCTGGACAAGAAGCTGGACGAGCTGACTGGCCAGAGGAAGAGCAAacggaaggagaaggagaagtga
- the IGHMBP2 gene encoding DNA-binding protein SMUBP-2 isoform X1, which yields MASATVESFVTKQLDLLELEREAEVEERRAWQEGISLKELQSRGVCLLKLQLSSQRTGLYGQLLVTLEPRRCASAGVLPSSSLSSGDIVGLYGEGGQLATGVLTRITQKSVTVAFDQSCDFQLSLDHENSYRLLKLANDVTYKRLKTALIDLRKHRASPASSLIEVLFGDAAPSPASDIQAPAFYNPSLDASQQEAVLFALSQRELAIIHGPPGTGKTTTVVEIILQAVERGLKVLCCAPSNVAVDNLVEALARCGRRVLRLGHPARLLESIQQHCLDAALSRGDSTQIVADIRRDIDQVLVKLKKTQDKREKSNFRNEVKLLRKELKEREEAATLESLRSADVILATNTGASSDGPLRLLPDDFFDMVVVDECAQALEASCWVPLLKAGKCILAGDHKQLPPTVVSPKAAQEGLSLSLMERLAGQCGAGVLRTLTVQYRMHRAIMRWASEALYEGQLTAHPSVAERLLRDLPGVAATEETGLPLLLVDTAGCGLSELEQEDDQSRGNPGEVRLVSLHVQALVDAGVRASDIAVITPYNLQVDLLRQSLTHRHPELEIKSVDGFQGREKEAVVLSFVRSNRKGEVGFLAEDRRINVAVTRARRHVAVICDSRTVSNHPFLKTLVDYFTEHGEVRTAFEYLDDIVPENYSHESSQGQAGAKPQGSAVSAMKPRSRQPEGAREARAAARPTQEMRRGKPLGSEAHSQPSLNGGAPEGVRSRDSTDHFRAVVAEFMASERMQLEFPASLNSHDRLRVHQIAEEHGLRHGSTGEGKSRFITVSKRAPPATPATLSTATTSGTPATPSTPAMPATSAVPAPPSPVPVEPPTREPSGLDLRAVHLERLQRERAQQEQQAKEGPKAVGSEPRKFPEKKKKKDAKGPVALSLPAVEDFDALVTAAVRADNTCGFAKCTASVVTLGQLCPHCGRRYCFSHCLPETHGCGERARTHARQRISREGVLHTGSGTKDRSLDPAKRLQLQRRLDKKLDELTGQRKSKRKEKEK from the exons ATGGCCTCGGCGACTGTGGAGAGCTTCGTGACCAAGCAGTTGGACCTGCTGGAGCTCGAGAGAGAAGCGGAGGTCGAGGAGCGCAG GGCCTGGCAGGAAGGCATCTCTCTGAAAGAGCTCCAGAGCCGAGGCGTCTGTCTGCTGAAGCTGCAGCTGTCCAGCCAGCGGACCGGGCTGTACGGGCAGCTCCTGGTGACCTTGGAGCCGCGGAGGTGCGCGTCTGCTGGCGTGCTTCCCAGCAGCAGCCTGTCTTCCG GTGATATTGTGGGTCTGTACGGTGAAGGTGGTCAGCTGGCCACCGGGGTCCTGACCCGGATCACCCAGAAATCGGTCACGGTGGCCTTTGACCAGTCCTGCGATTTCCAGTTGAGCTTGGACCATGAGAATTCCTACCGACTGTTGAAACTTGCcaatgatgtcacctataagcgACTGAAAAC AGCACTGATTGACTTAAGGAAGCATCGGGCCAGCCCCGCATCCTCGCTCATTGAGGTCCTCTTTGGCGATGCCGCCCCCAGTCCTGCCAGCGACATAC AGGCGCCGGCCTTCTACAACCCCTCCCTGGACGCCTCCCAGCAGGAAGCCGTTTTGTTCGCGCTGTCCCAGCGGGAACTGGCCATCATCCACGGCCCACCTGGCACTGGGAAAACCACCACCGTGGTGGAGATCATCCTTCAGGCCGTGGAACGGGGCCTCAAG GTCCTGTGCTGCGCACCCTCCAATGTCGCCGTGGACAACCTGGTGGAGGCCCTGGCCCGGTGTGGGCGGCGGGTGCTGCGCCTTGGGCACCCGGCCCGGCTCCTGGAGTCCATCCAGCAGCACTGCCTCGACGCAGCGCTGTCGCGCGGTGACAGCACCCAGATCGTGGCGGACATCAGGAGGGACATCGACCAGGTCCTC GTGAAACTTAAAAAGACCCAagataagagagagaaaagtaacTTTCGAAATGAAGTCAAGCTGTTGAGGAAGGAACTGAAGGAGCGGGAAGAGGCCGCTACGCTGGAAAGCCTGCGGTCAGCAGACGTGATCCTGGCGACAAACACAG GCGCGTCTTCCGACGGCCCCCTGAGGCTGCTGCCTGATGACTTCTTCGACATGGTGGTCGTCGATGAGTGCGCCCAGGCCCTGGAGGCCAGCTGCTGGGTGCCCCTGCTGAAGGCCGGCAAGTGCATCCTCGCCGGGGACCACAAGCAGCTGCCCCCCACCGTCGTCTCTCCCAA ggCCGCGCAGGAGGGGCTGTCGCTCAGCCTGATGGAGCGCCTGGCCGGGCAGTGCGGTGCGGGCGTGCTGCGGACACTGACAGTGCAGTACCGCATGCACCGGGCCATCATGCGGTGGGCCTCCGAGGCCCTGTACGAGGGGCAGCTCACGGCGCACCCGTCCGTGGCAGAGCGCCTCCTGCG GGACCTCCCGGGAGTGGCGGCCACTGAGGAGACGGGCCTCCCACTGCTGCTCGTGGACACAGCCGGCTGTGGGCTGTCCGAACTGGAGCAGGAGGATGACCAGTCTCGAGGCAACCCCG GTGAAGTGCGCCTGGTCAGTCTGCACGTCCAGGCCCTGGTGGATGCTGGCGTCCGGGCAAGTGATATTGCAGTCATCACGCCATACAATCTGCAG GTGGACCTGCTCCGGCAGAGCCTCACGCACAGGCACCCCGAGCTGGAAATCAAGTCCGTCGATGGCTTCCAAGGCCGTGAGAAGGAGGCGGTGGTCCTGTCCTTCGTCAGATCCAACCGGAAAG GTGAAGTTGGCTTCCTTGCTGAGGACCGGAGGATCAACGTCGCCGTCACCCGTGCTCGGCGCCACGTGGCAGTCATCTGCGATTCTCGCACCGTCAGCAACCACCCCTTCCTGAAGACCCTGGTGGACTATTTCACCGAGCACGGGGAGGTGCGCACCGCCTTCGAGTATCTTGACGACATCGTCCCTGAAAACTATTCCCACGAGAGTTCCCAGGGTCAGGCGGGCGCGAAGCCCCAAGGCTCTGCCGTGTCTGCCATGAAGCCCAGAAGCAGGCAGCCCGAGGGAGCCCGGGAGGCCAGAGCGGCTGCCAGGCCGACCCAGGAGATGCGGCGTGGGAAGCCCTTGGGCTCTGAGGCCCATTCCCAGCCCAGCCTCAATGGAGGCGCCCCAGAGGGGGTGCGGAGCAGAGACAGTACAGACCACTTCAGGGCCGTGGTAGCAGAATTTATGGCGAGTGAGCGAATGCAGCTGGAGTTTCCTGCCTCCCTGAACTCACACGACAGGCTGCGTGTCCACCAGATAGCCGAAGAGCACGGGCTGAGGCACGGCAGCACCGGGGAGGGGAAGAGCAGGTTCATCACTGTGAGCAAGAGAGCCCCGCCGGCCACCCCAGCCACACTGTCCACTGCTACCACCTCAGGCACGCCCGCCACCCCGTCCACACCGGCCATGCCTGCCACCTCAGCCGTGCCAGctccccccagccctgtgccGGTGGAGCCCCCCACCAGAGAGCCGAGCGGCCTGGATCTGAGGGCCGTGCACCTGGAGAGACTGCAGCGGGAGAGGgcgcagcaggagcagcaggccaAGGAGGGGCCAAAGGCTGTGGGCTCAGAGCCGCGGAagttcccagaaaagaaaaagaaaaaagacgcAAAAG GACCCGTGGCCCTCAGTCTGCCCGCCGTGGAGGACTTCGATGCCCTGGTCACTGCCGCCGTGAGGGCTGACAACACCTGCGGCTTCGCCAAGTGCACGGCCAGCGTCGTGACCCTGGGCCAGCTCTGCCCGCACTGCGGCCGGCGCTACTGCTTCAGCCACTGCCTGCCCGAG ACCCATGGCTGCGGGGAGCGGGCTCGCACCCATGCCCGGCAGAGAATCAGCCGGGAAGGGGTCCTGCACACTGGCAGTGGGACCAAGGACAGGTCCCTGGACCCAGCCAAGAGGTTGCAGCTCCAGCGGAGGCTGGACAAGAAGCTGGACGAGCTGACTGGCCAGAGGAAGAGCAAacggaaggagaaggagaagtga